CCCAAAGCCTACGGCAAGGGCACGAAGTACAAGGCCCTGGAGCCCGCGCCCGGCAGCTACGTCAAGCAGAAGGCTTGAATCGCATGGTCACCGTGAATCTGGCTTTCTACACCATTTCGAGGTGCGGAAAGTCCGGTTCGCGGGTCTCTGTAAGGGCAAGCCATGAGAGGGTAAGCCTGTGCTCCTGTTTGGCCGGAGTCACGTAAGAATCACACCATTGAAGATGTCGTGACGGCAGCAGGCACAAGCAGCAAGTTCATCAAGTCCAGCATTCGGAAGTCAGGTGCCCCACTTGAATCAGGAATGCTCGCCAATCAGCAAGAAAGGTCCGTCATGAGTGAAGAAATCGTCATCGTCTCCGCAGTCCGAACGCCTGTTGGCAAGTTCGGCGGAAGTCTCGCCAAGGTGCCAGCCACCGATCTGGGCGCGATCGTCATCAAGGAAGCGCTTGCGCGCGCCAAGGTGCCGCTCGACCAAGTGGGCGAAGTCATCATGGGTCAGGTGCTGACCGCCGGCGCGGGCCAGAACCCGGCTCGCCAGGCCATGATCAAGGCAGGCGTTGCCAAGGAAACCCCGGCGCTCACCATCAACGCAGTCTGCGGCTCTGGCCTCAAGGCGGTGATGCTGGCTGCCCAGTCCGTTGCCACCGGCGACAGCGAAATCGTGGTCGCGGGCGGTCAGGAAAACATGAGTGCCTCGGCGCACGTGCTGCCCAACTCGCGTGACGGCATGCGCATGGGCGACTGGAAGCTGGTCGACACGATGATCGTGGACGGCCTGCTCGACGCCTACAACCACTACCACATGGGCATCACGGCCGAGAACGTGGCCAAGCAGTTCGAGATTTCCCGCGAACAACAGGATGCTCTGGCGCTCGCCAGCCAGAAGAAGGCTGCGGCTGCACAGGACGCAGGCCACTTCAAGGCCGAGATCGTGACCGTGGAGCTGCCTCAGAAGAAGGGCGATCCGATCAAGTTCGATGCCGACGAATACATCAACCGCAAGACCGACGAAGCCGCCCTGGAGCGTCTGCGTCCCGCCTTCGACAAGGCGGGCTCGGTGACCGCGGGCAATGCATCCGGACTGAACGACGGCGCCGCTGCCGTGGTCGTGATGACCGCGAAGAAGGCCAAGGAACTGGGCCTGACGCCGCTGGCGCGCATCGTCTCTTTCGGCACGACAGGTCTCGATCCAACGATCATGGGCATGGGCCCCGTGTCGGCCACCAAGAAGGCGCTCAAGCGCGCTGGCTGGAAGGTCGAGGACGTGGACCTCTTCGAATTGAACGAAGCCTTTGCCGCCCAGGCCTGCGCCGTGAACAAGGAGTTGGCCGTGGACCCTGCAAAGGTCAACGTGAACGGCGGCGCGATTGCGCTGGGGCATCCAATCGGTGCGTCTGGCTGCCGCGTTCTGGTTTCGCTGCTGCACGAGATGGAGCGTCGTGGTGCCAAGAAGGGTGTCGCCGCGCTTTGCATCGGTGGCGGCATGGGGGTATCGCTGGCAGTGGAACGGTAATCGCTCACAGGAAAATTGACCGAATCAATCCATTCGGTCCATTAAATTGTGAGAAATCGTTGCATCCAGTGTTTTCCTGAAGTCAGCTCGGAAAATTCTTCGCTAGAGTGAAATCCGGATCCAATCATCATTAACAGGAGATAGGCGTGAGTCAAAAAGTAGCGTACGTCACAGGGGGGATGGGCGGCATTGGTACCGCGATTTGCCAGCGTTTGCATAAGGAAGGGTTCAAAGTGATCGCAGGTTGCGGTCCTACCCGTGACCATGCAAAGTGGCTTGCGGAACAGAAAGCCCTCGGTTTCACCTTCTATGCATCCGTCGGCAATGTCGGCGACTGGGATTCCACGGTCGAAGCCTTCGCCAAGGCCAAGGCCGAGCACGGCACCATCGACGTGCTGGTGAACAACGCGGGCATCACACGTGACCGCATGTTCGTCAAGATGTCCCGCGAAGACTGGGATGCCGTGATCGAAACCAACCTGAACTCCATGTTCAACGTGACCAAGCAGGTCGTGAGCGACATGGTCGAAAAGGGCTGGGGCCGCATCGTCAACATCAGCTCGGTCAACGGCGCAAAGGGTCAGGCGGGTCAAACCAACTACTCCGCAGCCAAGGCCGGCATGCACGGCTTCTCGATGGCGCTGGCGCAAGAGCTGGCCAACAAGGGCGTGACGGTCAACACCGTGAGCCCTGGCTACATCGGCACCGACATGGTCAAGGCCATTCGCCCCGAAGTGCTGGAAAAGATCGTGGGCTCCGTGCCTGTGAAGCGTCTGGGCGAGCCCAGCGAAATCGCATCGATCATTGCCTGGCTGGCGTCGACCGAAGGCGGCTACGCTACCGGCGCTGACTTCTCGGTCAACGGCGGCCTGCACATGCACTGATCGAGCCCCGCTTTCCTCTGGCCTTGCAAGCTTTCAAGCAGCAGGCCAGAAAAGCCAAACCCCGCCTAGGCGGGGTTTTTTGTTGGCAGATCACCCACGGGGAATGAGCGATCTGCATGGGGGAGGGGACGAAAGGCCTGAAGCCAAGCCCGCTACGCTGGAGAACTTCGGCCGGTCATCTCGGATGAGGAAACATCCGGCTTCGGGTTCAGGCGCTCAGAAACGGGCTGGAGCGCGCTTGCGATCACGTTCGTCGTCGGGCCAGGCAGCGAGGATAGCGATGGTGTTCATACGATAACTCCTTTGTGCTTGTTCAACGCGGGCCGGCCGGCGAGCGTTGACACCTGCTCGAAAGGAAATGCAAATTTACCAAGGGTTTACACCAGTTCGCTTGGGTGTACTATCAATCCGTAATTTTTTCTTTTATGACAGTGAGTTATGAATGATTATTCAATCGATTCATCAAATGGAAAGGCGCGGTGGATGGCTGTTGAGGCCTTACATTTTCAATGCGCTCGAAACATTCACAGCCGTGCTGGGGCTTCGCAGTGAGCGACGTCATGAGCCTTCCATCCACCCCGCGCAAGACTGAACACCAAGCACGAGAAGCCGCTTCGGAAAAACAAAAACCCCGCAAGGCGGGGTTTGTTGGGAAGGGCTTGAGCGGTACTGAACGGCTTTCGGCTCGTCCCGCTGCGTGTCTGAATTCGTCTCGGCTGGAAATCTTGATGAGCTCCAGCGGGCTCTTCAGAACACTCTCAGAAGCGGGCGGGAGCGCGCTTGCGATCGCGTTCGTCATCGGGCCAGGCAGCGAGGATAGCGGTGAAGGTCATTTTGAGAAAACTCCTTAGATGAGTATTCAACGTGCCTCAGGAGGATTGCGTTGACAACAATTTCAAAGTTTTTTGCACTTCAATCTGCAGTGTCCAGAAAACACTTTTCTTCAATAAAAACAAAAACTTGAGAAATCAAGTGGATGTCATTTCTGAAGAGATGCAGCGCAATTTCTCAAAAATAGTTGGCTGTCCTCAGGCGGCTACACCCATTTCTTGCTGAATCGATTCGATCTGCCCCGATAGCTCCAGCCAGCGCTCTTCCAGCTTTTCGATGGAGTCCGTCACTGTCTTCAGCTGTTTGCCCGCCTCGGCGATGTCCGCACCGGAAAGCGCGGGAGTGGACAGTTTGGCCTCCAGCGTCGCACGCTCGGCCGACAACTGTGGCAGACGCTTGTCGATCTGGTCAAGCTCCTTCTTGAACGGTTTGACCTTGTCCGCAATGAGCTGACGGGCGTGAGCTGCCAGACGCCGTTGCTCGCGCGGGTCCACCGTGCTGGCGCTGTTTGCCACGGGCTCGGGCAGTGTCGTTTCTTCGACGATGACGACTGGCGGTGCTTCCACCACGGCCTGAGCCTGTTGCGCGTTCTGGGCCTGCGTCTGCTTGGCTTGCTCGCGCAGGCGCTTGGATTCGTCGAGCAGGTAGCGCTGGTAGTCGTCCAGATCGCCGTCGAACGGCTCGATCTTGCCGCGACCGACCAGCCAGAAGTCGTCACACACGGCGCGCAGCAGGGCACGATCGTGGCTGACCAGCATGACGGTGCCTTCGAAGCTGTTGAGAGCCATGGACAGCGCTTCGCGCGTGGCCAAGTCCAGGTGATTGGTTGGCTCGTCCAGCAGCAGCAGGTTGGGGCGTTGCCAGACGATCATCGCCAGCACGAGACGCGCCTTTTCGCCGCCGCTCATGGTGCCGACGGCCTGGCTGACCATGTCGCCGTTGAAGTTGAAGCTGCCCAGGTAGTTGCGCAGATCCTGCTCGCGGGAGGGCTCCTTGGAGTTCGGCCCCAGTTCCTTGGCCAGGCGGATCATGTGCATCAGCGGCGAATCATCGGGGCGCAGCACGTCGAGTTCCTGCTGCGCGAAGTAGCCGATGTTCAGGCCCTTGCCTTCTGTGATGGTGCCGTCGATCTGCGGCATTTCGCGCGCGATGGTCTTCACCAGCGTCGATTTGCCCTGACCGTTCGCACCCAGAATGCCAATGCGCTGACCGGCCAGCACCGAGCGATTCACGTTGCGCAGAATGGTGGTTTCGGAGCCGTCTTCCGCGCGGTAGCCGAAGCTCGCGTCGGTGATCGCCAGCATCGGATTGGGCAGATTGGCGGGTTCCTTGAACTCGAAATTGAAATCTGCGGCGGCGAGCACAGGCGCAATCTTCTCCATGCGTTCCAGCGCCTTGACCCGGCTCTGGGCCTGCTTGGCCTTGGACGCCTTGGCCTTGAAGCGATCGATGAATTTCTGCAGATGCGCCATCTTGTCCTGCTGGCGCGCGAAGGCTGATTGCTGCAGCACGAGCTGCTGGGCGCGCAGTTCCTCGAACTTGCTGTAGTTGCCACCGTAGCGGTTGACCTTGGCGTGCTCGATCTGCAGCGTCACTTCGGTCACGGCATCGAGGAATTCCCGGTCATGGCTGATGACGATGAGCGTGCCTGCGTAGCGCTTGAGCCAGGCTTCGAGCCAGACGAGGGCGTCCAGGTCCAAGTGATTGGTGGGTTCGTCGAGAAGCAGGATGTCGCTCGGGCACATCAGCGCGCGGGCCAGTTGCAGGCGCATGCGCCAGCCGCCCGAGAAGCTGTTGACGGGCTTTTCTAGCTCGTGCGCCTGAAAGCCGAGGCCCAGAATCAGCGCCTGCGCGCGCGGCGTGGCATCGTGCACGCCCGCATCGGCCAGATCGGAGTGGGCATGCGCAATGGCCATGCCGTCACCGGAGTCTTCTGCCTTGAGCAGGGCGGCGTTGAGCTCGCTCAGGCGCGAATCGCCATCGAGCACGAAGGCCGTCGCCGTTTCAGACGTTTCCGGCATGTTCTGCTCGACCTGCGCCATGCGCCATTGAGCGGGCATGTAGAACTCGCCCGCATCTTCATGCAGGCTGCCGTTGAGCAGGGCAAACAAGGTGGACTTGCCTGCGCCATTGCGCCCGACAAGGCCGACTTTCTCGCCGGGGTTGATGGTGACGGAGGTGCTGTCCAGCAGCACGCGCGCGCTGCGGCGCAGAGTGACATTGCGAAGGGTGATCATGGATGACGCGATTATCCCAGTGATTGGACAACCGGTTCGCCCGAAGGCCTGTTTGGCGACTGGATGCTGCGATTCCGAAAGCTGTTAACTGCGTAGACGAATGTGTTGCAAGTGTTTTCTGTCAACCCATTTGTCGGCTTAGGCTGACAGAGCCGTCCACCAATTGTCATCAAGATGAATTGTCGCTTTGCCTGCAAGTCGTAGGCAATTCCTTTTCGATTCCTGATAGGGCGAACTGTCTTGGGCAGCACGCACAGCTCACGGATCTCAACCAGGTCTCCATGCAGCATTTTCAAAACCACATATCTTTTGCGTCCACCGGCGGCCTGTCCGGCGGCTCTGCCCGCGCGGCTGGACATTGGCAGTTGGACGACATCGCCTTCGATCAGATCCAGCACGAGGCCATTGCGGACAACGAAGATCTGTTTTATCTGTTGATGAGCGCGTCGTTTGTCGAGACCGGCTCGGACACCTATGCCGCCAATCTGGCCGAGCATTACAGCGACTATCCCGAGATTGCCGGCTGGTTGCGGGAGCGCTGGGAGGCCGAAGAACTGCAGCATGGCGCGGCGCTGCGACGCTATGTCGAGGCAGTCTGGCCGCAATTCAGTTGGCAGCAGGCCTACGACAGTTTCTTCGGCGAGTATTCCAAACTCTGCACGGTGGAAGAGTTGAACGCCGACCGGCATCTGGAAATGGTGGCGCGCTGCGTGGTCGAAACGGGTACCACGGCTTACTACCACACGCTCAGAGAGATGAGCGACGAGCCGGTTCTGCGCCAGTTGCTGGGCCATATCCGCAACGACGAGGTGAACCACTTCAAGCATTTTCTCAAGTACTTCAAGCAGTTGCAGGAACAGTCGCCGGTGAGCCGCACGCGCATTGCGGGCGCGTTGTATGCGCGTTTGAAGGAGCTGCGCGAGAGCGATTCGGACGTGGCGCTGCGCCATGTGTTCGCGCACCGGGGCCGGTATTTTGCGGACAGCGGCAGGCAGTTTGCCGACATCGCGCAGCGCGTTTACCAGTTG
This genomic stretch from Diaphorobacter sp. HDW4B harbors:
- a CDS encoding acetyl-CoA C-acetyltransferase, producing MSEEIVIVSAVRTPVGKFGGSLAKVPATDLGAIVIKEALARAKVPLDQVGEVIMGQVLTAGAGQNPARQAMIKAGVAKETPALTINAVCGSGLKAVMLAAQSVATGDSEIVVAGGQENMSASAHVLPNSRDGMRMGDWKLVDTMIVDGLLDAYNHYHMGITAENVAKQFEISREQQDALALASQKKAAAAQDAGHFKAEIVTVELPQKKGDPIKFDADEYINRKTDEAALERLRPAFDKAGSVTAGNASGLNDGAAAVVVMTAKKAKELGLTPLARIVSFGTTGLDPTIMGMGPVSATKKALKRAGWKVEDVDLFELNEAFAAQACAVNKELAVDPAKVNVNGGAIALGHPIGASGCRVLVSLLHEMERRGAKKGVAALCIGGGMGVSLAVER
- a CDS encoding ferritin-like domain-containing protein, whose amino-acid sequence is MQHFQNHISFASTGGLSGGSARAAGHWQLDDIAFDQIQHEAIADNEDLFYLLMSASFVETGSDTYAANLAEHYSDYPEIAGWLRERWEAEELQHGAALRRYVEAVWPQFSWQQAYDSFFGEYSKLCTVEELNADRHLEMVARCVVETGTTAYYHTLREMSDEPVLRQLLGHIRNDEVNHFKHFLKYFKQLQEQSPVSRTRIAGALYARLKELRESDSDVALRHVFAHRGRYFADSGRQFADIAQRVYQLVSTQLPADLAVRMLLKPLLLPQRLESCLYSPISKFATRLMAA
- a CDS encoding ABC-F family ATP-binding cassette domain-containing protein — its product is MITLRNVTLRRSARVLLDSTSVTINPGEKVGLVGRNGAGKSTLFALLNGSLHEDAGEFYMPAQWRMAQVEQNMPETSETATAFVLDGDSRLSELNAALLKAEDSGDGMAIAHAHSDLADAGVHDATPRAQALILGLGFQAHELEKPVNSFSGGWRMRLQLARALMCPSDILLLDEPTNHLDLDALVWLEAWLKRYAGTLIVISHDREFLDAVTEVTLQIEHAKVNRYGGNYSKFEELRAQQLVLQQSAFARQQDKMAHLQKFIDRFKAKASKAKQAQSRVKALERMEKIAPVLAAADFNFEFKEPANLPNPMLAITDASFGYRAEDGSETTILRNVNRSVLAGQRIGILGANGQGKSTLVKTIAREMPQIDGTITEGKGLNIGYFAQQELDVLRPDDSPLMHMIRLAKELGPNSKEPSREQDLRNYLGSFNFNGDMVSQAVGTMSGGEKARLVLAMIVWQRPNLLLLDEPTNHLDLATREALSMALNSFEGTVMLVSHDRALLRAVCDDFWLVGRGKIEPFDGDLDDYQRYLLDESKRLREQAKQTQAQNAQQAQAVVEAPPVVIVEETTLPEPVANSASTVDPREQRRLAAHARQLIADKVKPFKKELDQIDKRLPQLSAERATLEAKLSTPALSGADIAEAGKQLKTVTDSIEKLEERWLELSGQIESIQQEMGVAA
- the phbB gene encoding acetoacetyl-CoA reductase encodes the protein MSQKVAYVTGGMGGIGTAICQRLHKEGFKVIAGCGPTRDHAKWLAEQKALGFTFYASVGNVGDWDSTVEAFAKAKAEHGTIDVLVNNAGITRDRMFVKMSREDWDAVIETNLNSMFNVTKQVVSDMVEKGWGRIVNISSVNGAKGQAGQTNYSAAKAGMHGFSMALAQELANKGVTVNTVSPGYIGTDMVKAIRPEVLEKIVGSVPVKRLGEPSEIASIIAWLASTEGGYATGADFSVNGGLHMH